The DNA window GTGGGCGTCAAGGTGCTGCGATTTTCGATCGGTTTCGGAAGGCCGCTGTTGCGCTGGCAGAGCCGGCGCGACGAGACCGAGTATGTGCTCGCGGCGATTCCGCTCGGCGGCTACGTCAAGATGCTCGACGAGCGCGAGGAAGCGGTTCCCGAAAACCAGTTGGATCGGGCCTTCAATCGCCAACCCTTGTGGAAGCGGTCGGCCATCGTCGTCGCGGGTCCGCTGTTCAATCTGCTGTTCGCCATCCTGGCCTATTGGGCCATCTTCATCGTCGGCGATACCGGCCTGAAGCCCGTCATCGGCGTGGTTGCGCCACAGTCGATCGCCGCCGCGTCGGGGTTTCAGCCCGGCGACGAACTGCTCCGGATCGGCGACCGCCCCGCGCGAAGCTGGGAGACAGCCGTTTTCGCCTTCGCGGTCGAGGCGATGGATGGACAGGATCTGCCGATTCGGGTGCGCGACGCAGGCGGGCGGGAACAGGATCGTTGGCTTCCCGGCGAGGCCATTGCCGGTCTGGCCGAGGAGCCCGATCTGCTGGGCCGGCTCGGTTTGGAGGCGCGTCGTCCTCGCCTGCCCCCAATCATCGGGGAACTCGTACCCGGAGAGCCGGCGCAGCGCGCCGGGCTTGAGGTTGGCGATCGCCTGGTCGCGGCCGACGGCATCGCGATCGATTCCTGGCAGGATTGGGTGGCCCTGGTGCGCGAGCGCGCGGGCCAAAGCATTCCGATCGAGGTCGAGCGCGGCGATGGCTCGCTCCAGGAGATCTCGATCACCCCCCGGTCGACGGAGATCGACGGTCGGGAGGTCGGTCGGATTGGGGCCGGCGTCCTGGTGCCCGATGATTTGATGGACGATTACCGTGTCCTGGTCCGCTACGGACCAATCGAGGCATTGGGACAGGCAGTCGACAAAACCCTGGACACGAGCGTGACGATGCTGCGGGTCATCGGTCGCATGCTGATTGGCGAGGCATCGGTGCGCAATCTCAGCGGCCCGATCACTATCGCGGAAGTCGCGGGGCAAACCGCGAGTTCCGGTCTCCTTGCCTTCGTGAAATTCCTGGCCGTGGTCAGCATCAGCCTGGGTGTCTTGAATCTGCTGCCGATTCCCGTGCTCGATGGCGGCCACCTGTTTTATTTCCTGATCGAGTGGATCAAAGGCAGTCCAGTGTCCGAACAGATCCAGCTCCAGGGACAAAAGGTCGGCTTCATCCTGCTCGCGGCGCTGATGTCGCTCGCTTTCTACGTGGACATCTCCCGGCTATTGGGCTAAGCCCGCTGCATCCCTTATACTACCGCCCCTTGGATGCCGACTGCGTGGCAGATTTCGGCCTGATCGAGGGGAACCCGTCTTGCGCGCAATAGCTCAGATTTTTCGCAGTGGCGCCAGACAGCTCGTTGTGCTGTCTGCCGTCCTGGTTTCGATGCACCAGCCAGCCGCCGCCGCGGTCTTCGAGGTGTCCGATATACGGGTCGAGGGACTCCAGCGGATCGCTCCGGGGACTGTCTTCAACTATCTCCCGGTCCAGGTCGGCGATACCGTTGGCGAGGATGTCACCGGCGGGATCATTCGCGCGCTCTATAAGACCGGCTTCTTCGATGACGTCCGCGTCGAGCGCGACGGCAGCGTGCTGGTGCTCTGGGTCCGCGAACGGCCCGCGATCGCCGAGATCAAGATTACCGGCAACAAGGATATCGAAACCGAGGCGCTCAGTAACGCACTGGCCGATATCGGACTCAAGGAAGGACGCGTTTTCAATCGCTCGGTCCTTGATCGCATCGAGCAGGAGTTGGAGCGCCAGTATTTCGCGCGCGGGAAATACGGGGTGCTCATCCAGTCCACCGTCTCGCCCCTGGAACGCAATCGGGTTGCCGTCAATATCGAAGTGATCGAGGGACTCACCGCCCGGATCAAGCAGATCAATCTGATCGGCAATCAGGCCTTCACAACCAAGGAACTGAGCAAGCAGTTCAAGCTGGGGCCAACGAGCTGGAATTCCTTCTACTCCAAGAACGATCAGTACTCGAAGCAAAAACTCGCTGGCGATCTGGAGACCCTGCGCTCGTTTTATCTGGATCGCGGCTATATCAAATTCGATATCAAATCGACCCAGGTGTCGATCAGCGCCGACCGCAAAGAGATCTATATCACGGTCGTGATCGAGGAAGGCGCACCCTTCACCATCAGCGATATCCGGCTCGCCGGCGAGCCATCCGTCCCCGCAGCCCAGTTGTTTCCTCTGATACAGCTCAAACGCGGCGACTTCTTCTCGCGCAAGGCGACCACGGAAAGCGCCGAACGGATCTCCAATCTACTCGGCGACGAGGGCTATGCCTTCGCGAATGTCAATACGGTGCCCGAGATCGACGAAGCCGCCAAGGAAGTCGCGGTGACCTTTTTCGTCGATTCCGGAAAACGGGTCTATGTTCGCCGGGTCAACATGAAAGGCAATACGCGCACCCGCGACGAGGTGCTGCGTCGCGAGATGCGCCAACTGGAAACCGCCTGGTTCTCGGCCGAATTGGTGCGTAAATCGCGCGAACGACTTCAGCGTCTGGGCTATTTCGACGACGTTTCGATCGAAACGCCAGCGGTTCCAGGCTCGGCGGATCAAGTCGATGTCGACGTTTCGGTCAAGGAAAAGCCGGCTGGAAACCTGGCCGCCGGGATCGGGTTTTCGCAGTCGCAGGGCATTATCCTGAACGCCAGCGTGACGCAAAATAATTTTCTCGGCACCGGGAAGCGCGTTTCGATGGCCTTGAATACCAGCGCTGCGACCCGTCTGTATCAGCTCGGTTACCTCAATCCCTATTACACCGTCGACGGGATCAGTCGCGGGTTCAACCTGTCGTATCGCGAAACCGATTTCGACGAGTTGATCGGTGCCGATTATTCGGCCAATGTGGGCGTGGCGGGCATGAATTTCGGTTTGCCAATCTCGGATACCAGTCGCGCCGGGTTCGGTTTCCGCTA is part of the Thiocystis violascens DSM 198 genome and encodes:
- the rseP gene encoding RIP metalloprotease RseP; the encoded protein is MEILFTIASFVVALAILIAVHEFGHFWVARRVGVKVLRFSIGFGRPLLRWQSRRDETEYVLAAIPLGGYVKMLDEREEAVPENQLDRAFNRQPLWKRSAIVVAGPLFNLLFAILAYWAIFIVGDTGLKPVIGVVAPQSIAAASGFQPGDELLRIGDRPARSWETAVFAFAVEAMDGQDLPIRVRDAGGREQDRWLPGEAIAGLAEEPDLLGRLGLEARRPRLPPIIGELVPGEPAQRAGLEVGDRLVAADGIAIDSWQDWVALVRERAGQSIPIEVERGDGSLQEISITPRSTEIDGREVGRIGAGVLVPDDLMDDYRVLVRYGPIEALGQAVDKTLDTSVTMLRVIGRMLIGEASVRNLSGPITIAEVAGQTASSGLLAFVKFLAVVSISLGVLNLLPIPVLDGGHLFYFLIEWIKGSPVSEQIQLQGQKVGFILLAALMSLAFYVDISRLLG
- the bamA gene encoding outer membrane protein assembly factor BamA, coding for MRAIAQIFRSGARQLVVLSAVLVSMHQPAAAAVFEVSDIRVEGLQRIAPGTVFNYLPVQVGDTVGEDVTGGIIRALYKTGFFDDVRVERDGSVLVLWVRERPAIAEIKITGNKDIETEALSNALADIGLKEGRVFNRSVLDRIEQELERQYFARGKYGVLIQSTVSPLERNRVAVNIEVIEGLTARIKQINLIGNQAFTTKELSKQFKLGPTSWNSFYSKNDQYSKQKLAGDLETLRSFYLDRGYIKFDIKSTQVSISADRKEIYITVVIEEGAPFTISDIRLAGEPSVPAAQLFPLIQLKRGDFFSRKATTESAERISNLLGDEGYAFANVNTVPEIDEAAKEVAVTFFVDSGKRVYVRRVNMKGNTRTRDEVLRREMRQLETAWFSAELVRKSRERLQRLGYFDDVSIETPAVPGSADQVDVDVSVKEKPAGNLAAGIGFSQSQGIILNASVTQNNFLGTGKRVSMALNTSAATRLYQLGYLNPYYTVDGISRGFNLSYRETDFDELIGADYSANVGVAGMNFGLPISDTSRAGFGFRYQYTDFTAGYSEIAQEFVEQNGNTFNDFFLSANYTSDTRDTAIFPTRGGLRTVFAEVAVPGSDLQYYKINYQEQRYIPLTSRFVFSLSGDVAYGDGYGDTESLPFFENFYAGGPRSVRGWIANSLGPRETLTDDPVGGNLKLVGSVELFAPAPVGGEFEKSLRLGAFFDFGTVWMMDDSDLLTSTGFDLGDLRYSTGLSVTWLSPVGALSFSFAYPLNEEEGDDTQVFQFGFGQTF